The following are encoded in a window of Pseudobacteroides sp. genomic DNA:
- the glgP gene encoding alpha-glucan family phosphorylase, translating to MYLLGKIKVTAVIPQKLNRLNDIAYNLWWSWNSDAIDLYREIDLALWEKLNKNPVRFLQEVSQKKLEQKLNDSDYMQRYEEVVASFDRYMSEKNTWFNKNYPDKKDDMIAYFSAEYGLNEVLPIYSGGLGVLSGDHCKSASDLGIPFTAIGLFYKQGYFSQRINYDGWQETNFTDLNVSQLPITPALGKNGEKIFINVELPGRVVFAQIWQVKVGRVSIYFMDTDVEQNNASDRWLTSRLYGGDQETRIQQEIFLGIGGIRTLEALGIKATVYHMNEGHSSFMGLELMRKLIQESKIPFRQAKEIVSSSSIFTTHTPVPAGNDVFPIQMIDKYFSNFWGLLGISRHEFLDLGLRVGEHQNFNMTVLALNLSGRKNGVSELHGAVSRNIFNNVWPGLPEEDVPITHITNGIHTLTWLSPSIKHIFDKYLDADWKERLYDRSVWDKVDNIPSDELWKTHSVLKTKMIGYIRSKLKEQKIANGESAESIKEVDSVLDSNALTIGFARRFATYKRANLIFRDVARILKMLNNPEMPVQIIFAGKAHPADRPAHEIIKNINDIAKQEGFKGKVILLENYNMTLARIMVQGVDIWLNNPRRPLEASGTSGQKVCINGAINFSILDGWWCEGYNGKNGWAIGDDTYYDNEYNQDNADSESIYSILENQIIPTYYHRDENGIPVKWVDVMKESIKSLTAQYSTHRMVQEYNNRFYIPTMERVSKITANKFSFAKELADWKANIEKNWSQVQIISDKTMNQLKEQKTKSGDTIKINTSVYLGSIDPEMVKVEIYYGAIGRNNMIESAEVIEMKLDEKLEYGLYRYSSDITFTDGGEYGYTFRVTPYHPDLINKFEMGLVRWVLQ from the coding sequence ATGTATCTTTTAGGAAAGATAAAAGTAACAGCTGTAATACCACAAAAGCTTAACAGGTTGAATGATATTGCATATAATCTATGGTGGTCATGGAACTCCGATGCAATAGACCTTTATAGAGAAATCGACCTGGCTCTTTGGGAAAAGCTAAATAAAAACCCTGTGAGGTTTTTGCAGGAAGTTAGCCAGAAAAAGTTGGAACAAAAGTTGAACGACTCTGACTATATGCAACGTTATGAGGAAGTTGTAGCAAGTTTTGATCGTTATATGAGTGAAAAAAATACTTGGTTCAATAAGAATTATCCTGATAAAAAGGATGATATGATTGCATATTTTTCAGCAGAGTATGGCTTAAATGAAGTATTGCCTATTTATTCAGGCGGTCTGGGTGTTTTGTCGGGCGATCATTGTAAATCTGCAAGTGATCTGGGAATACCATTTACCGCAATAGGACTTTTTTATAAGCAAGGCTACTTCAGTCAAAGAATCAACTACGACGGATGGCAGGAAACCAATTTTACCGACTTAAATGTTTCCCAACTGCCAATAACTCCTGCACTGGGTAAAAACGGAGAGAAAATATTCATAAATGTAGAACTGCCAGGAAGGGTAGTCTTTGCACAAATCTGGCAGGTTAAAGTTGGACGTGTCAGTATCTACTTTATGGATACCGATGTTGAACAAAACAACGCAAGCGATCGTTGGCTGACTTCCAGACTTTATGGCGGTGATCAGGAAACAAGAATTCAGCAGGAAATATTCCTGGGTATCGGCGGAATAAGAACTTTAGAAGCATTGGGCATCAAAGCTACAGTGTATCATATGAATGAAGGCCACTCGTCCTTTATGGGTCTTGAGCTTATGAGAAAGCTTATACAGGAAAGCAAGATTCCTTTCAGGCAGGCGAAGGAAATAGTATCATCTTCATCCATATTTACAACTCATACGCCGGTTCCTGCAGGTAATGACGTATTCCCAATCCAAATGATCGACAAGTATTTTAGTAATTTCTGGGGACTTTTGGGTATAAGCAGGCATGAATTCCTAGACCTTGGCCTTAGGGTAGGAGAGCATCAGAATTTTAACATGACGGTACTTGCTCTTAACCTGTCCGGAAGAAAAAATGGTGTAAGTGAATTGCACGGTGCTGTTTCAAGAAACATCTTCAACAATGTGTGGCCCGGGCTGCCTGAAGAGGATGTTCCTATCACACATATCACCAACGGAATACACACCTTGACCTGGCTTTCACCGAGCATTAAACATATATTTGATAAATATCTTGATGCCGATTGGAAAGAAAGGTTGTATGACAGATCTGTCTGGGATAAGGTTGATAACATTCCTAGTGATGAGTTATGGAAAACCCACAGCGTATTAAAAACCAAAATGATCGGTTATATACGCAGCAAGTTGAAGGAACAGAAAATTGCAAACGGTGAATCCGCAGAAAGCATAAAAGAAGTAGATTCTGTTCTGGATTCCAATGCACTTACAATAGGTTTTGCGAGAAGGTTTGCCACATATAAACGTGCAAATCTCATATTCAGAGATGTTGCAAGAATACTTAAAATGTTAAATAATCCGGAGATGCCTGTGCAGATAATATTTGCTGGTAAAGCTCATCCTGCTGACAGGCCTGCTCATGAAATTATTAAGAACATTAACGATATTGCAAAACAGGAAGGCTTTAAAGGAAAGGTCATTTTGCTTGAAAACTATAATATGACCCTTGCAAGAATAATGGTCCAGGGCGTAGATATTTGGCTCAATAACCCAAGACGTCCTTTAGAAGCCAGTGGAACCAGCGGACAGAAGGTTTGTATCAATGGTGCTATCAACTTCAGTATCCTTGATGGCTGGTGGTGCGAAGGTTATAACGGAAAAAACGGCTGGGCAATCGGCGATGACACATACTATGACAATGAATATAACCAGGATAACGCTGACAGTGAGTCAATCTACAGCATACTGGAAAATCAGATCATACCTACTTACTACCACCGTGATGAAAACGGCATACCGGTAAAATGGGTTGATGTAATGAAAGAATCCATAAAGTCATTAACTGCCCAGTACAGTACCCATAGAATGGTTCAGGAGTATAACAACAGATTCTATATACCTACAATGGAAAGGGTATCTAAAATTACGGCCAACAAGTTCAGTTTTGCAAAGGAATTGGCTGATTGGAAAGCAAATATTGAGAAAAACTGGTCACAGGTACAGATTATCTCCGATAAAACCATGAACCAGCTTAAAGAACAAAAAACAAAATCCGGCGATACCATTAAGATCAACACATCCGTTTATCTTGGCAGCATTGATCCTGAAATGGTAAAAGTAGAAATATACTACGGTGCTATAGGCAGAAACAATATGATTGAAAGTGCTGAAGTTATTGAAATGAAGCTTGATGAAAAACTTGAGTACGGCCTGTACAGGTATAGCTCAGACATTACTTTCACCGATGGTGGGGAGTATGGCTATACTTTCAGGGTTACTCCATACCACCCAGATCTAATAAACAAATTCGAAATGGGTTTGGTAAGATGGGTGCTTCAGTAA
- a CDS encoding HD domain-containing protein, with protein sequence MDRRLFESMDNFFTNYVIGFYSDDEEINFNLKLKEEHTKRVCSNIISIGKDLGLDESDRALANTIALFHDIGRFEQFTKYRTFSDVRSENHSELGIKVLNETHILNKLTNYERDVVIMSIRNHNALSLPEMEDLKALTFARLIRDADKLDILGILSDFYQNPQNYEHLKVGESAKIYGVSGNVLESIMNFQNIKYSDVKSSDDMKLLRLSWIYDINYKYTLVKVREKGYLEAIINSMPKTDEILKVYELLKGYIAQKTAGE encoded by the coding sequence ATGGATAGAAGATTATTTGAATCAATGGACAATTTTTTTACAAATTATGTAATAGGATTTTATTCTGATGATGAGGAAATAAATTTTAATCTGAAGTTAAAAGAAGAGCATACAAAGAGGGTATGTTCAAATATTATCTCTATTGGTAAAGATCTGGGACTTGATGAATCAGACCGTGCCCTGGCAAATACCATTGCCTTATTTCATGACATTGGAAGGTTTGAGCAATTTACAAAATATAGAACTTTTTCAGACGTCAGATCGGAGAATCATTCCGAGCTGGGCATAAAAGTTCTTAATGAGACACATATATTAAATAAGCTTACCAATTATGAAAGAGATGTTGTCATAATGTCAATCCGTAATCATAATGCTTTAAGCCTGCCGGAGATGGAAGACTTAAAGGCTCTGACTTTTGCAAGACTTATTAGGGACGCCGACAAGCTTGATATATTGGGTATTTTGTCGGATTTCTACCAAAACCCCCAGAACTATGAGCATTTAAAGGTGGGAGAATCAGCAAAGATCTATGGGGTATCCGGAAATGTGCTGGAAAGCATTATGAATTTTCAAAACATAAAATACAGCGATGTCAAGTCGTCTGACGACATGAAGCTTTTGAGGCTTTCATGGATTTATGACATAAATTACAAATATACCCTTGTAAAAGTTAGGGAAAAGGGGTATTTAGAAGCCATTATAAATTCAATGCCAAAGACAGATGAAATTTTAAAGGTATATGAATTGCTTAAAGGCTATATAGCCCAAAAAACAGCTGGAGAATAA
- a CDS encoding aldo/keto reductase, whose translation MNYRDFGNTGVKISTLGFGAMRLPQKNIGGKEVFDEEESIRIIHRAFDLGVNYIDTAPYYCDGESETIVGKALKGWRDKVYLSTKNPIEDASGDHFLERLEKSLKKLGVDYIDFYHMWGIDLKCFNEKINVKDGALSGALKAKEQGLIKHISFSFHDKAENLPKLIDTGVFETVLCQYNLMDRSNEEAMARAKEKGLGVIVMGPVGGGRLGAPSETIRSLLPGKIKTSAEIALRFVLSNPNVSCALSGMGTMEMVEENCRLASMDSELSASEIENVKAAMSENRKLEDLYCTGCNYCMPCPHEVNIPLNFQLMNYHRVYGITDYARDQYSQIGMFDWVKGKKAEECTECGICEDKCPQKLEIRKQLKETASILGKKA comes from the coding sequence ATGAACTATAGGGATTTTGGAAATACCGGTGTTAAAATTTCAACATTGGGATTTGGTGCAATGAGACTTCCCCAGAAGAACATCGGAGGAAAAGAAGTGTTTGATGAAGAGGAAAGTATTAGAATAATTCACCGGGCATTTGATCTAGGCGTCAATTATATTGATACAGCACCATATTATTGTGACGGAGAAAGCGAAACTATCGTAGGAAAAGCACTGAAGGGATGGAGGGATAAAGTCTACCTTTCAACCAAGAATCCGATAGAAGATGCATCGGGCGATCACTTTTTGGAAAGATTAGAAAAGTCACTTAAGAAGCTGGGTGTTGATTATATTGACTTCTATCATATGTGGGGTATTGACCTTAAATGTTTCAATGAAAAAATTAATGTTAAAGACGGAGCGTTGAGTGGTGCCCTTAAGGCCAAGGAGCAAGGGCTCATTAAGCATATATCATTTTCGTTTCACGATAAAGCCGAAAATCTCCCCAAATTGATAGATACAGGGGTATTTGAGACAGTTCTCTGCCAATACAACCTGATGGATAGAAGTAATGAGGAAGCTATGGCTAGAGCAAAGGAAAAGGGTCTTGGGGTTATTGTAATGGGACCTGTAGGAGGAGGCAGGCTTGGGGCTCCTTCTGAAACAATCAGAAGCTTGCTTCCAGGCAAGATTAAAACTAGTGCAGAAATAGCTCTCAGGTTTGTTCTTTCAAACCCCAATGTCTCATGTGCACTTTCAGGAATGGGCACTATGGAAATGGTTGAAGAAAATTGCAGATTAGCCTCAATGGACTCTGAATTGAGTGCCAGTGAGATTGAAAATGTTAAAGCTGCAATGAGTGAAAATAGAAAATTGGAAGATCTCTATTGTACCGGGTGTAATTACTGCATGCCTTGCCCACACGAAGTAAATATACCTCTCAATTTTCAATTGATGAATTACCATAGGGTTTACGGAATAACCGATTATGCAAGGGATCAGTATAGTCAAATAGGTATGTTTGACTGGGTAAAGGGCAAAAAAGCTGAGGAATGTACAGAATGCGGTATTTGCGAAGACAAATGCCCTCAAAAGCTGGAAATAAGAAAACAGCTTAAAGAAACCGCGTCAATATTAGGCAAAAAAGCTTAG
- a CDS encoding LCP family protein, with protein MKKYTGEIIFSIIGVICGIIAYFVILNSILVDKDVKETPIAITNTPTSLPTPTSIPTPTSVSTPEVIDYNSIPGVTEGQSYTDTLVADGSRNILIIGEDKVAGLYDTIGILSMDEEGKTAKIIMIPRDMYVNYNKKVVHYLETVGRSKDPSFYKINAAYNIGIKMKYEGKFTASSINFLADIVKEVFRIEINDYIKVNTEGFRQIVDLFGGVDIDVPYEMNYDDPFQGLSIHLKKGRQHLNGGQAEGFVRYRQGYDENKVFRSLGDLERKRNQIAFIKAFLNQKMTLGNITKLPGLIKTLNKNMKTSIDAGDVLVSYMGTLKDLALGKYKIESATITGKNSSINGSYSYIVGQIEGITN; from the coding sequence ATGAAAAAATATACGGGTGAAATAATATTTTCAATAATTGGAGTTATCTGCGGAATTATTGCTTATTTCGTAATATTAAATTCCATATTGGTAGATAAAGATGTAAAAGAAACTCCTATTGCTATAACCAATACACCTACCTCATTGCCTACACCAACATCTATTCCGACTCCAACTTCAGTTTCTACTCCGGAAGTAATAGACTATAACTCCATTCCTGGAGTTACAGAAGGGCAGTCTTACACCGATACCCTCGTTGCTGATGGAAGCAGAAACATTTTAATAATTGGAGAGGATAAGGTAGCGGGGCTTTATGATACTATCGGCATTTTAAGCATGGATGAAGAAGGAAAAACCGCCAAGATAATTATGATACCCAGAGACATGTATGTGAATTATAACAAAAAGGTAGTCCATTACCTAGAAACGGTGGGGAGGTCTAAAGACCCTTCTTTTTACAAAATCAATGCTGCATACAATATAGGAATCAAAATGAAATACGAAGGAAAGTTTACTGCAAGCTCAATAAACTTTTTGGCAGATATTGTAAAAGAAGTATTTAGAATAGAGATTAATGATTACATAAAGGTTAACACCGAGGGATTCAGACAAATAGTGGATTTGTTCGGAGGCGTAGATATTGATGTGCCATATGAAATGAATTATGATGATCCTTTTCAGGGCTTATCCATTCATCTAAAGAAGGGACGTCAGCACCTCAATGGGGGTCAAGCAGAAGGTTTTGTCAGATATCGGCAGGGATATGATGAAAACAAAGTGTTTAGGAGCCTGGGGGATCTAGAAAGAAAAAGAAACCAGATTGCATTTATAAAAGCATTTCTAAATCAGAAAATGACACTGGGAAATATAACAAAATTGCCCGGACTTATAAAGACACTGAACAAGAACATGAAAACGAGCATTGATGCCGGAGATGTACTTGTATCATATATGGGAACCCTTAAAGACCTGGCACTTGGCAAGTATAAGATTGAGAGTGCTACTATTACAGGTAAGAACAGCAGTATAAACGGCTCATATAGTTATATCGTCGGTCAGATAGAGGGTATAACCAATTAA
- a CDS encoding zinc-ribbon domain-containing protein, translating to MADKTLSCKDCGADFIFSEGEQTFYKEKGFQNEPQRCPTCRKAKKSQRGGFGNGRGNSGGYGGNRY from the coding sequence ATGGCCGACAAAACATTATCATGCAAAGATTGCGGTGCAGACTTTATTTTTTCCGAGGGTGAGCAAACCTTCTACAAAGAAAAAGGGTTTCAAAATGAACCGCAAAGATGTCCAACATGCAGGAAAGCTAAAAAATCACAACGCGGCGGGTTTGGTAACGGAAGAGGAAATTCAGGCGGCTATGGCGGCAATAGATATTAA